In the genome of Balneolaceae bacterium, the window TTGTGAGAATTAATCACCAACCATAACAGATCAAACATTATGATATATAGAAATTTTTATCCTGCACTGCTCGGTGCAATACTGACTGCTGCCATTTTCTTCCTGAATGGAGAGTTTACGAATACAATCAAACCGGCAGAGTTTACGCAGGATCAACAGAAAGTTTTTGAGCTCAGAACCTACACAACCCATGATGGCAAACTGGATGACCTCCATGCCCGTTTTGCCAATCACACCATGGAGCTTTTTGAAAAACACGGAATGGAAAACATCGCATATTGGACCCCGATGGATATGGAAAATACGCTGATCTACATCATAGCTCACGACAGCCGGGAAGCCGCTGAGGAAAGCTGGGAAGCGTTTCGCAATGATTCCAATTGGCAGGAAGTCTACCAGGCATCACGCGAAGATGGCCCAATCGTAGAGAACGTTGAATCTGTG includes:
- a CDS encoding NIPSNAP family protein yields the protein MIYRNFYPALLGAILTAAIFFLNGEFTNTIKPAEFTQDQQKVFELRTYTTHDGKLDDLHARFANHTMELFEKHGMENIAYWTPMDMENTLIYIIAHDSREAAEESWEAFRNDSNWQEVYQASREDGPIVENVESVFMTSTEFSPMK